One segment of Clarias gariepinus isolate MV-2021 ecotype Netherlands chromosome 6, CGAR_prim_01v2, whole genome shotgun sequence DNA contains the following:
- the LOC128526796 gene encoding claudin-18-like isoform X1 — translation MAVTLCQVMGFVLGLLGLGGVIAATGMDMWSTEDLYDNPVTSVYSYSGLWRSCVRQSSGFTECRPYFTILGLPGLFQGVRALMIVAIVLGVIGALIAIFALKCLRMGNMEDRVKATMTLTSGVMFVIAGVCGIAGVSIFANLIVTNFALTTFTSPNGLGLVGSGLVGSPLTPRYTFGSALFVGWIGGGVLFVGGIMLCLACRGLMPEKRYEGTAYKPASQSAIYRSEGYNKPYPNSSYKAHSMEGRQSNQRFDYV, via the exons ATGGCGGTGACATTGTGCCAGGTGATGGGCTTTGTGCTGGGCCTTTTGGGACTGGGGGGTGTTATTGCAGCTACTGGCATGGACATGTGGAGTACGGAGGATCTGTACGACAACCCCGTTACATCCGTCTACAGCTACTCGGGACTGTGGAGGTCGTGTGTAAGACAAAGCTCAGGATTCACTGAGTGCAGACCCTATTTCACTATCCTGGGACTTCCAG GCCTCTTCCAAGGGGTGAGAGCGCTCATGATTGTGGCCATCGTTCTCGGGGTTATCGGAGCCCTCATTGCCATTTTTGCCCTTAAGTGCCTCAGAATGGGCAACATGGAGGACCGTGTGAAAGCGACCATGACGCTGACTTCAGGGGTCATGTTTGTTATTGCTG GGGTTTGTGGCATTGCTGGAGTTTCCATCTTTGCGAATTTGATCGTGACCAACTTTGCGCTCACTACCTTTACCTCACCTAATGGGTTGGGTCTAGTTGGCTCTGGTCTCGTTGGCTCACCTCTTACTCCAAG ATACACATTCGGCTCGGCCCTATTTGTTGGTTGGATCGGAGGAGGTGTTCTGTTTGTCGGTGGAATTATGCTGTGTTTGGCCTGTCGTGGACTGATGCCTGAGAAACG CTATGAAGGAACGGCATACAAACCTGCTAGCCAGAGTGCTATCTACAGATCAGAAGGCTACAACAAGCCTTATCCCAACAGCTCCTACAAGGCACACAGCATGGAAGGCAGACAATCTAACCAAAGATTTGACTATGTGTGA
- the LOC128526796 gene encoding claudin-18-like isoform X2: protein MATLMLQLVGFMLSILGTFLISSATALDMWTIEDRAFTLVTSVYAYHGLWNSCVGTEYGTTQCRPYFTILGLPGLFQGVRALMIVAIVLGVIGALIAIFALKCLRMGNMEDRVKATMTLTSGVMFVIAGVCGIAGVSIFANLIVTNFALTTFTSPNGLGLVGSGLVGSPLTPRYTFGSALFVGWIGGGVLFVGGIMLCLACRGLMPEKRYEGTAYKPASQSAIYRSEGYNKPYPNSSYKAHSMEGRQSNQRFDYV from the exons ATGGCTACATTAATGTTACAGCTAGTGGGATTCATGTTGTCTATACTGGGGACATTTCTGATCAGCTCTGCAACAGCTTTGGACATGTGGACTATTGAAGACCGTGCATTTACTCTAGTAACCAGTGTTTATGCATACCATGGACTGTGGAATTCATGTGTGGGGACAGAGTATGGTACCACTCAATGTCggccatattttactattttgggGTTGCCcg GCCTCTTCCAAGGGGTGAGAGCGCTCATGATTGTGGCCATCGTTCTCGGGGTTATCGGAGCCCTCATTGCCATTTTTGCCCTTAAGTGCCTCAGAATGGGCAACATGGAGGACCGTGTGAAAGCGACCATGACGCTGACTTCAGGGGTCATGTTTGTTATTGCTG GGGTTTGTGGCATTGCTGGAGTTTCCATCTTTGCGAATTTGATCGTGACCAACTTTGCGCTCACTACCTTTACCTCACCTAATGGGTTGGGTCTAGTTGGCTCTGGTCTCGTTGGCTCACCTCTTACTCCAAG ATACACATTCGGCTCGGCCCTATTTGTTGGTTGGATCGGAGGAGGTGTTCTGTTTGTCGGTGGAATTATGCTGTGTTTGGCCTGTCGTGGACTGATGCCTGAGAAACG CTATGAAGGAACGGCATACAAACCTGCTAGCCAGAGTGCTATCTACAGATCAGAAGGCTACAACAAGCCTTATCCCAACAGCTCCTACAAGGCACACAGCATGGAAGGCAGACAATCTAACCAAAGATTTGACTATGTGTGA